From Theropithecus gelada isolate Dixy chromosome 5, Tgel_1.0, whole genome shotgun sequence:
GCTGACACGGGATGAATCCTCGATAGATTTTTCAACATGGATTCAATAAGATCAGCCACACTTAATCCAATAGCCCAGTTGGTATATCCTTTTAACTTGATGACTTCATAGGCATTTTCAACCACCATCTTATGCACTTCCTTCCAATTTTCACTATCATTGTCCGTTCCCATTTCTGGATTCAATTCCTGGAGAGAAACACCTGCCACATTCACGCCACTCCATACAGCCACACTTGAGTCGCCATGTTCCCCCAAAATCCATCCATGGCAGCTGCTGGGATGAATGCCAAGTTTTTCAGCCATAAGGTAGCGAAATCTAGCAGAATCCAGATTACATCCACTTCCAATCACGCGGTGTTTGGGTAATCCACTTAGTTTCCAGGTAACATATGTAAGAATGTCCACTGGGTTGGAAACCACAATTATGATGCAATCAGGACTGTACTTGACGATCTGAGGAATAATGAATTTGAAGACATTAATATTTCTCTGCACCAGATTGAGCTGACTCTCCCCTTCTTGCTGACGGACTCCTGCAGTTACCACTACAATCTTGGAATTGGCAGTCACAGAATAATCTTTATCTGCCACAATTTTAGGTGTCTGAAGAAATAAGCTCCCATGCTGCAGATCCATCATTTCTCCCTTAAGCTTATCTTCCAAAACATCCACAAGAGCATGTTCATCAGCCAGAGACTTTCCCAGAATGCTGATAGCACACGCCTTACCAACTTGTCCAACACCCACTACAGTGATCTTATTGTTTGGGACTGTTGCCTCTTCTTCCGCAACTGGTGCAATGAATTTTTCCTTAAGAGTTGCCATTTTGCACAGGAGGGAGAAGGCGCTGGAGACCTCAGTAACAGCAGTGCGGAGAAGACAATGTCTATTACTTCCTTTTCTATATctattccttcctttccctttataACAGAATCCCGGATTCTAAGTGGACACAAACTCTAAGCTAAAAAATGATTACTTTTCCCATAGTCTCTTAAAGCTTGGTCTAATTAAGTTCTAGTTAATGAGATGCAAACTGTTACATAGTGCTCTGGAAAGTTTTCTTAGAAACGAGGGGTCATGCATCTCTTCTGCCCTTTAAGCAACTAATTGGCATAAGATGTGATGGCTGAAGTTCTAGGAGCAACATTTGTTGATATGACTGAAGACCACATCCCGAAAGTGGCAGAGAAGTGAGCTTGAAGGGGCTAGTTCTCTACTGACTATATGGAATAGCTCTACTAACCTTAAACCATCAACCTCAGGAATTCTTTTATGTAagggagaaataaacttctatttagTTTGAATCACTGttttatattattactttttcttatGTGGTCCAATTCCATCTCAAATGATACACAACACAATTactgaaataatatattaatatcatatttaattGCATGAGGAAATTCAGGTAAATATATTggacaaaataaattaatttattaataaacaaataaataaaccaaaccattggcagcattttttatttttactttcttctttatactcttctgtacttttaaattttctaaaatggatAGGTAACACTGAAAAGAACATATTTCTACCTGAAGTTTGCATACATGGTTGCTCACTGTCTTATAAAAAATATGTTGGCTTGGAAGTGCAGAATATTGATTTGGGAGACTTTTTTTTACATATTGGCAAATCCATGTctacaatgattttttaaatttaattttctctgaaGCCAACAACATAATAAGAGTGCTCATTTTGTTGCTTTATAACATAACACAAAGTAGTCCCTTTAAATTGAATAACTTGACTATATATCAGGAACatgatttttaactttcattGAAAATTTGTTTCCTCCCTATAAAAATTATTGGTGAACAAATGATAATCTTAACtagatttgtaaaataaatagagGCGTCAGGATGATTCTAAGATTTTTGGCCTAAGCAACTAGACGTATAGAATATGTTCTGATGGGGAAGACCAAGGGAGGGACAGGATCCTCCAAACTAAACTTTGAAGAGGTATCCAAAATTTAGTCCTGGATATGTTAGGTATGAGATTACTGTTAGAAATCTAAGTGGAGATATTGCATGGGGAATTAGATATATGAATCTGGAATTCAAGAAAGAGGCTTGAGCCAAAGATTTAAATCTGGGAGTCATCTTCTTTAgacaatatttaaaatcatgagTTGGGTGAGATCATTATCTCAATGAACTTATAAagagaagagatgagaaaaagTGAGGCAAGAGATAAACTAAGTGTTAGGAAGGATAACATGATAAACTACGTCAAATGTTGATGATAGGACAAAGAAATTTGGCAGACATATTTAGCATGTGTACATCAACAGGCACCTTAGCAGGAGTGTTTTGGTAAGGGATAGGGCATAAAGCCTGAAAGAAGTAGGGAAAGTGGAGGAGAGGAAAGTTGGAGAGAATAAATACAGATGATCTTTTCATGGAGTTTTGCTTTAAACAAGAGGTGAGAAATGAGGCAGTAGCTGGCATAGAAAGTGAGGTCAGGATAAAATGTTGCTTCGTTTTGTTCTAATATGTGAAATATGACAACAAATTTTTATGCTGGTAGCAATGattcaggagaaagaaaaattaatgatgtaagagacagaaaggagtgctcgcttcggcagcacatatgctaaaaaaagagacagaaaggagaagggCTGGGGCTATGTCCGTAGAGGGGATGTAATTAAGCATGCATATGGAGAGTTGGCTGCAGGAAAGAGAACAGAGAGGTCACCGGTAGGAACAGGCAGAAAGGTAAGTTAAAGGGACGCAGATACTGGTAGGTGGGTAGATGTAGGGGTGCAATAGTGGAGGCTCTTCACTGATTACTTCAATGTTACTCAGTGAATTGAGAAGTGAGGTCATTAGCAGAGAGTGAGGGTGGGCATGGAGGTGTTTGAGGTTTGAGGAAACAAGGTCGGGCTGAAATATTAGGTTATTATAGTGGAAACTGAATGGGTCCTGGAAACAGTGTGAATGGCCAGCAGCATTAGGGTCCACTGGGGGTTGTGGTCAGAAATACGAAGTGGAGTCAGTGAGCATGGTGTGTGTTTTTCTCCAGTcactttcactttcattttcagcTGGGTGTAGGCATGAAGTAGGATAAAAATTGGACCTAACCTGGATTAGCCAAAGGAGTATGAGCAAGAAATGATccagaaaatgtgaaagtgattGTAGTGGATGTCCATGGAATTTAAGCCGAGCAAGGAGAGAAGGAGGCATATTCAGTGGGTGAGATTTAAAGTCAATAGATTGAAAATCCCAGTTGGATAGAAATATTGTAGGAGTTGGGATATTAAAAGGCATGAATTAGAAAGATGGGAGTGAATGCCTAAGGTATAACTATAGGAATAGCTAAGATAGGATGGAAGACAAGTCCACTGGGAGATTTCAAGGAACTGAGAAAAAGCAAACTTTGAAGCTTGAATTTTGCATG
This genomic window contains:
- the LOC112624787 gene encoding L-lactate dehydrogenase B chain-like isoform X1, which gives rise to MATLKEKFIAPVAEEEATVPNNKITVVGVGQVGKACAISILGKSLADEHALVDVLEDKLKGEMMDLQHGSLFLQTPKIVADKDYSVTANSKIVVVTAGVRQQEGESQLNLVQRNINVFKFIIPQIVKYSPDCIIIVVSNPVDILTYVTWKLSGLPKHRVIGSGCNLDSARFRYLMAEKLGIHPSSCHGWILGEHGDSSVAVWSGVNVAGVSLQELNPEMGTDNDSENWKEVHKMVVENAYEVIKLKGYTNWAIGLSVADLIESMLKNLSRIHPVSAMVKGMYGIENEVFLSLPCILNARGLTSVINQKLKDDEVAQLKKSADTLWDIQKDLKDL
- the LOC112624787 gene encoding L-lactate dehydrogenase B chain-like isoform X2, with product MATLKEKFIAPVAEEEATVPNNKITVVGVGQVGKACAISILGKSLADEHALVDVLEDKLKGEMMDLQHGSLFLQTPKIVADKVDILTYVTWKLSGLPKHRVIGSGCNLDSARFRYLMAEKLGIHPSSCHGWILGEHGDSSVAVWSGVNVAGVSLQELNPEMGTDNDSENWKEVHKMVVENAYEVIKLKGYTNWAIGLSVADLIESMLKNLSRIHPVSAMVKGMYGIENEVFLSLPCILNARGLTSVINQKLKDDEVAQLKKSADTLWDIQKDLKDL